Below is a genomic region from Desulfatiglans sp..
GACGATCAAAAAATAACCTTATATTTCATAATGGATTTCCGAGTATTGCAAGAGGATATGGAGGTATCAAGAATAGATGTGAAGCCTTCTTGAATATGGCTAGAGTTGGGATTTATACATTAGTATTAACAGATCTTGATACTGCTGAATGCCCATGCAATCTGATTCGTGACTGGTTTTACATTCCTAAAAATGAGGTTATTGATCTACCGCAACAATGTATTTTTAGAGTAGCCGTAAGGGAAGTGGAATCTTGGATATTAGCTGATCATACAGAATGGGCAAATTACATTGGCATACCTGAATCAAATTTTTCGGATCAACCAGATCAATTAAATGACCCCAAAGAACATATATTGAATGTAATTCGCAGGAAAGGTAAGAAAAAAATACATCGCGAGATGTTGCCATCTGAAACAACTCCTATTGGCCCAAGATATAATGAGGTATTGTGTAATTTTATAGAAAATAGATGGTCCCCTGATCGCGCAGCACAAAGATCACCCAGTTTGGATCGTGCTTTAAAGGCAATACTGCAAATAATACAGTAGAAACCTAATTCGTCCAAAATCATACACTGAAAAAAAAGCTGGTATAAAACCAGCTTTTTTATTATGTGAGTTAAAAAATATGGCGGAGAGAGAGGGATTCGAACCCTCGGTAAAGCTTTACGCCCTACACTCGCTTAGCAGGCGAGCGCCTTAAGCCAACTCGGCCATCTCTCCATCAATCTGCAAGGTGCGTATAATAATGGCACACCTGAAAAATATCAAGGGTAAAATAAACTTTTTTAGCACATAATTAAATTTCAGTAGCCGAAAACCTTAAACCTTGAACCGCCTGTCCTGCCATAGCATATTGTGCAGAGACGAACAAACCGTTTTATTATTCAACTATCCCGTTTCTAAGGGCATTTATTGCATCCCTGTAATTTTTGCTGTTAAATACAAATGCCCCTGCAACAAATACATTTGCCCCTGCAGCAGATACCTTTGCTATTGTCTCAGGGTTTATGCCGCCATCCACCTCTATATCAATATTAAGCCCCCTGCTCACAATCATCTCCCTGAGCTTTTTTATCTTTGATAATGTGGCAGGTATAAACTTCTGGCCGCCAAAACCGGGGTTTACAGTCATGATAAGCACCATATCAATATCATCCAGGATAAATTCTAAAACATCAATGGGTGTTGCAGGGTTAAGGGAAACGCCGGCCTTGCATCCTGCACCTTTTATTATCTGGATAGACCTGTGCAGGTGGTTAACCGCCTCTGCGTGTATGGTAATGATATTTGCGCCCGCCTCTGCAAACGCAACAGTATACTGATCAGGGTTTTCTATCATAAGGTGCACATCAAGGGGTAGCGATGTCGCCTTTCTTACCCCTTCAACAACCAGCGGGCCTATGGTTATATTGGGCACAAAATGGCCGTCCATTACATCCACATGTATATAGTCAGCCCCTGCCCTTTCAGCAGCCTGTACCTCTTCACCCAATCTTGAAAAATCGGCTGACAGTATTGATGGCGCTATTATTCCCATTTTTAACTCCTTTTTTTAGGCAGGCACTGAGGCCTGCCCCTACTCATATTTCGAATCAAGATTGATACTGTGTTTCTGACCTTAAACTATCTTTCCTTTTTAATAAGGGCCGCAAAAAAACCATCCATTTTGTGTGTATGGGGATATGACCTGAAAAACCCATCATTGTCAATAAGGTTTCTTGCCCAGAGAGGTGCATTATTATTCATATCCACGAGTGATGCCCCGCTGTTTTTCTGTAAAAAATTATCAATAACAGTCCTGTTCTCCTCTCTTGTGTATGTGCATACGACATAGAGTATCAGCCCGCCCGGCTTTACTGCCTCAAAAGAGTTCTCAAGGATCTTTCTCTGAATCCTTGATATCCTTTTTATATCTATCTCTGACCTGTTCCATTTGATGTCAGGGTGCCTACCTATGGTACCTAATCCTGAGCAGGGGGCATCTATGAGCACTCTGTCAAATGCCCCTTTCAGGTTATCAGGGAAAGGCTCAGATGCATCTGCAACCACGCTTTTTATATTTTTGAGCCCCAGCCTCCTTGCATTCTCATGGAGCATTTCAAGTCTTCGTTTATCAGTATCAAGAGCAGTAACACTGCCCTTTCCTCCCATAAGTTCCATCAGGTGGGAGGATTTACCGCCAAGACCAGCGCACACATCAAGAATGGTCTGCCCCGGTTTTACATCAAGCAGCCATGAGACCGCCTGGGCAGCCTGATCCTGCACCTGAAACAGCCCCTTTATAAAGGATGAAAGCCTCTCTATCCTGCCGCTGAAATTTTCCAGTATGAGGCAGTCAGGCACATACTCAGCATGAACCGCATCAATGCTTTCATCTTTAAGGGCCTTAACAAGCTCATCCGCTGTGGTTTTAACCCTGTCTACCCTGATATTTACTGAGGGGAAACGATTCTGGGCCTCAAACAATTCTTCTGTTTGTGTAAGGCCGAATTCATCAAGGCACCTCTGTGCATGCCAGAGAGGGAATGAATAAAAACTGCTCAGGTATTTTACAGTGGTCTTTTTACGATCAGGGAATTTTACGCCATCCTTATTTCGGCAGATGTTCCTTAGAATACCGTTTACAAATGGTACAACATGCTGCTGTCCCTTTAATGCCTTTGCCTGCTCAACCGCCCTGTCAACCGCAGCAGATTCTGGCACCCTGTCCATGAAATAAATCTGATAAATAGCAAGGCGCAGGATATTGAGTACTGTAATATCTATCTTCTTAACCGGTGTCTTTGAAAACCCGCCTATTATATAGTCCAGCCTTAACCTGTATCTGATCACCCCCTGTATAAGGTTTGAAATAAAACCCCTGTCTCTTTCGTCAAAGCCGGGATTTTTGGTGAATATATCCTCAAGATAGTTACCGGCATATTCACCGGCCTTTTCAAGGCTGACAAGGGTATCAAGGGCAAGGGCGCGTGGTTTATCTGTTTTCATTACCTAAAAACACCTTTACTGCCGTTTCCACCTTATCCATATCTATATCCGTGTCATAACAGGGTCCGAATGGCCTTTTGTTCAATATGCCATATACAGGTATGGGGAAGCTGTCCTGTATCCCGCTTGTAAGGTCCCTTTCACACGCCACACCGATGATGATGTCAGGCCTTTTTTCCACCACTATCCTTCGGGCAAGGGTCCCGCCTGTTGCAACTGAGACAGGCACATTATATCTTTCCATAAGACCCGAAAGCTCTTTTATTTTGCATTTACCGCACTTTTTACAATTACCTATATCCCCTGTAATCCTGACCTGGCAGTCATGGAACTGTAAACAGTGGGGCAAAAGTATAAGCAGTTTTTCAGGCCTTACCTTTCTTGCTTCACTCAGGACAAGCTGGTTATTTATCTCTATAAATGATCTTCTTACCTGATCCTTGCTGATCCCTACAAGTTTTCCTATTATCACGAGCATAGGGAAGAGAAACCTTATTACAACCCCCCTTATCTTTCGGTTAAAAAAGAGGTTTTTCCCGCCGAGGATGGTAAATATAAGTGTCAACCCGCCGCCGATCATGTAAAGAACCACCGCAGCGAAAAAAATGGCCATTATCAGAGGGAGCCTGGGATGGATTTTACTAAAACCGATATATGGTATCAGCCACAAGAGGACAGCGAGCCCTATGAGCGCCGCGCAGGTTAGAAGGAGCAGAAGGATAAACCTGTTTCTGTCACTGGTTCTGCTCTGCTTGTTATCTGTTTCATCCATATTTTATCCTGAAAGGTTATTTACCGGTTATCTTACAAATAATTATCTGACAGATGATAGCTGAGTGCTGAAAGCTATAATAACATAGTCTCTTTTTCAATCCTGTTTCCCTGTACAAATGCCTTTACAGTCATCCTTTTTTTATTTGGGGGCTGTATCTCACCTATTTCAATAATGCCCTCCCCTGTCTCAACCATAAACCTGTTCGGGTCATCAGTGATTATCTTTCCTGGGTTTGTTGACCTAGTGGTCTTATCAATAACAACAGGGGTAAAGAGTTTGATATTTTTCCCATTCATCACAGTTGTTGCACCTGGAAATGGATCCATAGCCCTAATAAGCGCAGCTATCTTCACAGCATCCCTTGTCCAGTCTATCCTTGCCAT
It encodes:
- a CDS encoding ribulose-phosphate 3-epimerase; translation: MGIIAPSILSADFSRLGEEVQAAERAGADYIHVDVMDGHFVPNITIGPLVVEGVRKATSLPLDVHLMIENPDQYTVAFAEAGANIITIHAEAVNHLHRSIQIIKGAGCKAGVSLNPATPIDVLEFILDDIDMVLIMTVNPGFGGQKFIPATLSKIKKLREMIVSRGLNIDIEVDGGINPETIAKVSAAGANVFVAGAFVFNSKNYRDAINALRNGIVE
- the rsmB gene encoding 16S rRNA (cytosine(967)-C(5))-methyltransferase RsmB, whose product is MKTDKPRALALDTLVSLEKAGEYAGNYLEDIFTKNPGFDERDRGFISNLIQGVIRYRLRLDYIIGGFSKTPVKKIDITVLNILRLAIYQIYFMDRVPESAAVDRAVEQAKALKGQQHVVPFVNGILRNICRNKDGVKFPDRKKTTVKYLSSFYSFPLWHAQRCLDEFGLTQTEELFEAQNRFPSVNIRVDRVKTTADELVKALKDESIDAVHAEYVPDCLILENFSGRIERLSSFIKGLFQVQDQAAQAVSWLLDVKPGQTILDVCAGLGGKSSHLMELMGGKGSVTALDTDKRRLEMLHENARRLGLKNIKSVVADASEPFPDNLKGAFDRVLIDAPCSGLGTIGRHPDIKWNRSEIDIKRISRIQRKILENSFEAVKPGGLILYVVCTYTREENRTVIDNFLQKNSGASLVDMNNNAPLWARNLIDNDGFFRSYPHTHKMDGFFAALIKKER
- a CDS encoding DUF116 domain-containing protein is translated as MDETDNKQSRTSDRNRFILLLLLTCAALIGLAVLLWLIPYIGFSKIHPRLPLIMAIFFAAVVLYMIGGGLTLIFTILGGKNLFFNRKIRGVVIRFLFPMLVIIGKLVGISKDQVRRSFIEINNQLVLSEARKVRPEKLLILLPHCLQFHDCQVRITGDIGNCKKCGKCKIKELSGLMERYNVPVSVATGGTLARRIVVEKRPDIIIGVACERDLTSGIQDSFPIPVYGILNKRPFGPCYDTDIDMDKVETAVKVFLGNENR